AAAAACTGCGTGCCGCTAAGTGACCGGCATTGGGCCTAGACCCGGGCGTCCTCAGTCTTCCGGCACGCTGTCGATGTGCTCGAGCTTGTCCGCCTGGAAGCGGCGGGCGGCCAGCCAGTACACCGGCGCGGCCAGCGTGAAGAGCACGGCTAGGGCCAAGAAGCCGCCCATGGTCCCCAGCGCGTCCCACGCGAAGCCCGAAAGGAGCAGGGCCACCATGCCCACGGCGCGGGCGAAGGCGTAGACGAAGCCGTTCACCGCTCCCAGGTCCCGCTCCGGCACGGTGGACTGCAGGTAGGAGATCGTCCCCAGCTCGTTGCCGATCATGGCCGCAGCCAGCAGGAAAGAGATCGGCACGGCCACCAAGGCGGTGGGGAACAGCCACCAAGCCCATACGGCCAAAGAGGCGACCCCGGCCAGGCGCATCCAGTTGGAGAGCCGGCTCTGCGGCCCCCGGCGCTCCAGGTAGAAAGCGCCGGCCAACTCGCCCACGTTCCAGGCGCCCAGCATGACCGCGGCCATGGCCGGGTTGTGCAGGACCTGCGAGGCGTAGATCACCGCGACCAAGGTGTGGAAGATCTTGTGCAGAGCGTTGAGGGGGATGTTGACCAGGACGATGGTGCGCAGCTTCTTCTCGGAGACCACGTACTTGGTGCCCCGGACCATATCGGCCCACCAGCCCTTGAGCGAGGCCTTGAGGCCGCCGGAGGATCCGCCGGGGGCGGGAGCCGCGGCGGCCGCGGGCGACTGGCTTTGGCGCAGCAGGCGCAGGGCGGTCAGGGCCGCGAGCAGGCAGAAGGCCGGATGCATCCAGATCGTGGCCATGGCGCCGACGCTGTGCACGAACCAGCCCGCGCCGAACACTCCGGCCGTCGCCGCGATCTCGCGCCAGACGTAGAGGCTGCCGTTGTGCTTGCGCAGGAGGCCCTCGTGGTGGCCCACGATCTGCGGCATGGCCGCGCGCCGGGCCACCTCGAAGAGCTCGGAGGCGACGCCGTTGATCATGAAGAGCCCGTAGATGATGGGCATGGCCAAGGACCCGCCGGAGAGGATGGCCAGCGGCACTCCGACGATGGCCGCGGCCTGCACGAAGCCGTTGACGACCAAGGCGCGCCGCGCGCCCATGCGATCCACCAAGGCTCCGCCGATGAGGCCGCCGAAGATGCTGGCCGCCTCGGCCGCCAGGTAAAGGGTGGAGACCGCCATGGCGGCGTGGAGCGTGTTGAGCAGGAGCAGCGGCACGGCCAGGTTGAGCGCCTCTATGCCGACCTTGACCGCGGCCACGGCGCTCGCGTAGGAGTGGAACTTGCTCTTCTGGTCGGCGTCGAGCTCCGGCACGGGCAGCGGAGCCTGTTGCGCCGCGGCGCGGTCCTGGGCCGGCTTGAGCGCGGCCCGAGGGCCAGCGGCGGCCGGCTCAGAAGAGGGAGAGGTGTCGGCGTTTACTTCGGCGGGGGCGGCCCGGCGGCCCAGGCCGGCCTCGAGTATGCGCTGCAACTCGGCCCCGCCGCGGCGCAGATCGGCGGCGGAAGCCTTGCGGTCCGCCACGGCTTCCAGGACCGGAGCCGATTCAGCGGCGATGCCGCTGACCTTGGTGGGCGTCTGAGAAGGGGCCTGGGGAGCGGTGGCGGCCGCTGGCGCGGCCGGCCCAGCGGCGGGGACCGAGACGGAGATGGTCTGGACGGCGGCGGACGTGAGGACGCCGCTGCCAACGTCCTTGACCTGCGGGACCGCGTCCGCGGAGCGGCCGCCCAGGTCGAGGCTGATCCCGGAAGAGAGCGCGTTGAGGCCGCTGTTCAGGGCGGAGGGAACGACGGCGATGCGTCCGGCCGGGAGGGACTGGGTGGCCGCCGAGACGGCGGTCTTGGCGACGGCGGCCCAGGCCTGCGGCCCGGGGGCGAGCAGCCCCAAGAGGGCGGCCAACGAGGCGGACAGGGCCTGGCGCGCGCGCATACGGACAATTTAGCGAAAAAAGGAGGTTCCGTCAGGGGACCTTCGGGGCAATGGCGGGGCGGCTATGGGCCTAGGGCGCCTAGGCCCATAGCCGGCTCTTCCCGCAGGCAGTCCTAGTCGCCTTGGCTCGCCACCTCGTTGGGCGTGATGGCGTTGCGGCCGGAGGCGCCGCCCGCGGACGGAAGCCTGTCCGCGCGCCCGACGTGGATGCCCGGGAACGGGTTGAGGGTCACCGTTTGCTGCGGGTCTTGGACGATGGCGTAGCCGGGGTCGTTGTTGGCCCAGCGGGCGTCGTTGGTCGGCGTCGCCTTGTAGCCGAGGCCCTCGGTGCGGATCAGGGCGCCCGGCGTGTAATCGTAGGGCGGGATATAGGCCGGCGCCTCGGCGGGAGGCTGCGGGTCGTCGGCGCGGCGCGCTCCGAAGGAGCCTCTGCCCCGCAGGTTGGACTTGTAGGACCCGACCGACCAGCTGCGGCCGCTCCGGGCGCGCGACGCCTCAAAGCGGGAGGTCACGCCGGAGAAGGTCACGCCGGAGGGGGCTATGACGGAACCCTGGATGGCAGTGGCGCGCCCGGCCTGCGAGACCGTGACGGGATGGGAGGTGAGGACGGAGTTGGATCGGACTACGGGCGCCAGGTGCGTGACGACGGTGCGGGGGGCGGCGGACGACCCGCGGAAGGTCGCACGCGCCGGCGCACCTCCGCGACGGCCCGACTGAGCCAGCAGGGCGGACGGCAAGATGAGGATGGCCACGATCAATGTCCGGTTTCGCATAAGGCCTCCCGCGTCTATATCACTGTAGCTCGCGACCGTGAAAACCCTGTTACAGGCTGTTAAATTATCGGTAAAGATGGCCAGGAGCGGCCGCCAAAAAATGTATGATGTACTGCACTTGACATAGCAACAGCCGCCGAGCCATACTAGTGGTCGGAAGGGGGCTCGGCATCCTCGCGCTTCGCATTTAGGAGATAATATCCATGTCGAACCGGTTCACGGAAAGGGCGCAGCGGGTCATCCTCATCGCTCAAGAGGAGGCCAAGCGGCTCAACCACGATTATGTCGGCACCGAGCATATCCTGCTGGGTTTGATCGCTTTGGGCGAAGGCGTCGCCGCCCAGGTCCTGGCCAACCTCGGGGTGGACCTGCGCCGCGTGCGCTCCGAGATCGAGAAGATCGTGGGCACGGGCGACAACGTCATGCTCCTAGGCGAGATCCCCTTCACCCCGCGGGCCAAGAAGGTCCTCGAATACGCGGTGGAGGAGGCCCAGCATATGGGCCACTCCTACGTGGGCACCGAGCACCTCCTGCTCGGCCTCATCCGCGAGGAGGAGGGCGTGGCCGCGCGGGTCCTGGAGAACCTCGGACTGCGCCTGGAAGTGGTGCGTGAGGAGGTCCTCAACCTCTTGGGCGAGGGCCAGTCCCAGCAGCAGCAGGGCGGCGGCGCCGGCGGCCAGCCCCAGACCCCCACGCGGACCAAGTCCAAGACCCCCACCTTGGACGAGTTCGGTCGCGACCTGACCGTCATGGCCCGCGAGGGCAAGCTGGACCCGGTCATCGGACGCATGGACGAGATCGAGCGCATGATCCAGATCCTGGCCCGCCGCCAGAAGAACAACCCGGTCCTCATCGGCGACCCGGGTGTGGGCAAGACCGCCATCGTCGAGGGCCTGGCCCAGAAGATCGCTTTGGGCGACGTGCCCGAGATCCTCAACAACAAGCGGGTCCTCTCTTTGGACCTGGCGTTGGTCGTGGCCGGAACCAAGTACCGCGGCGAGTTCGAGCAGCGCCTCAAGAACATCATCGAAGAGATCCGCCGGGCCAAAGGGCAGATCATCCTCTTCGTCGATGAGCTGCACACCGTGATCGGCGCCGGGGCGGCCGAGGGCGCCATCGACGCCTCCAACATGATCAAGCCGGCCCTCTCGCGCGGGGAGCTGCAGTGCATCGGCGCGACCACCTTGGACGAATACCGCAAGTACATCGAGCACGACGCCGCCCTGGAGCGGCGCTTCCAGCCCGTCATCGTCGATCCCCCGTCG
This genomic stretch from Elusimicrobiota bacterium harbors:
- a CDS encoding MFS transporter, with product MRARQALSASLAALLGLLAPGPQAWAAVAKTAVSAATQSLPAGRIAVVPSALNSGLNALSSGISLDLGGRSADAVPQVKDVGSGVLTSAAVQTISVSVPAAGPAAPAAATAPQAPSQTPTKVSGIAAESAPVLEAVADRKASAADLRRGGAELQRILEAGLGRRAAPAEVNADTSPSSEPAAAGPRAALKPAQDRAAAQQAPLPVPELDADQKSKFHSYASAVAAVKVGIEALNLAVPLLLLNTLHAAMAVSTLYLAAEAASIFGGLIGGALVDRMGARRALVVNGFVQAAAIVGVPLAILSGGSLAMPIIYGLFMINGVASELFEVARRAAMPQIVGHHEGLLRKHNGSLYVWREIAATAGVFGAGWFVHSVGAMATIWMHPAFCLLAALTALRLLRQSQSPAAAAAPAPGGSSGGLKASLKGWWADMVRGTKYVVSEKKLRTIVLVNIPLNALHKIFHTLVAVIYASQVLHNPAMAAVMLGAWNVGELAGAFYLERRGPQSRLSNWMRLAGVASLAVWAWWLFPTALVAVPISFLLAAAMIGNELGTISYLQSTVPERDLGAVNGFVYAFARAVGMVALLLSGFAWDALGTMGGFLALAVLFTLAAPVYWLAARRFQADKLEHIDSVPED